Genomic segment of Candidatus Chlorohelix allophototropha:
CCCCAATGTTTTAGCTAAAAGCTTGTATTCTTCCAATTGCGGACCTGTGCCTGTCAGAACATACTTGACATTTGGAGTGGTTCGGAGCACATATGGCGCACTTTCGATTAATGGGCGCAAGCCTTTTTCATCGACCATCCGTCCCACATAGAATATAATTTTCTCTTCTGGCAAAGCGTAATGAGAGCGGAATTCGCTTAAATCTTCACCTTCCAACAAATCAAATCTTTCAGTGTCAACCCCATTAACCACTATATCAATTTTATCGGCAGGTGTTTCAAAATAATCCATTACTTCGGACTTCATATATTCGCTGCAACAGATGATGCGCCATGCTTCGAAATTAAGCCACCATTCAACATTATTGATAGCGCGTGGCAGGTCGCCCGGAAGGTAGCCACGTCCTCGTCCGCGTTCGGTGGCGTGGATAGTGGCAATCATCGGAATGTGATATTGTTCCTTTAGTGCGCCCCCGGTGAAGGCTACCAACCAATCGTGTACGTGAATAAGGTCAAACTGTTTGTTTTGTAGCTTGTAATGGTCAATTAACCGATTGGCGGCTTCCTGTAGCTTGAGGTTGGTTTCCCAAGCTAGCGAAAAGAAATCGTTAAAGTCTGCTTGAGGTGGCTCTACCCGGTGGATGTATATATTTTTAGTAGTATGTTCAAAACTATCCCCACCCTTTAACATCGGGGTTAGTACGTGAACCTCGACTCCTAACTTTGCAAGTGCCGGTGCTAATTCAGTTACATGTCTCCCCAAACCGCCCACTACATTTGGGGTGTATTCCCACGATAATGTCAAAATACGCATTAAGGACGCTTATTTCCTTTACTAAATTGTTATTAATCGATCCAACGCCCTATAAGATTGTATTCAAGGTTCTGTACTCTCTGGAATCCAAATCTTTCATAGAGCCTTTGTGATTGATGATTGGTAAGTTGTGTGCTGAGTGTGACGCGCCGCGCTCCTTTTGCCTCCATCATTTTGATCGCAACTGAAAGCTGATATGCACCGTAGCCCATCCCCTGAAATTCCGGCGTTACCGCTAAGCGATCTAGGTGTCCCCAGCGCTCATACATGGTAAATCCAAAATAACCCACTGGTTTGTTGTCTTCGCTACGATAACAAATTTGAATGGTAACATCGGGTTGTTTGGAATAGAAGCCCATCTCTTCCCGACTGTTCCACCACAACCAAGGGAATGCAGCATGGTCAACTATTAATAAATCCTCCTCCATCAGATAATTATATGGGATGGTATAAAGTGGTACACCCCGGAAGGAGTTATACACAATAGTGTCTGGTTTGTCGTAATAAATTATATTCTCCAGGACTATGTAACCTGCATCCATATAAAAGCGAGGATTCTCGGCATGTTCATCATTCGCTACAACTACCGCCCGCAACTTACGCTGCCGGAATTCTGCTTCCAAACTTTCAAGTAATTCTTTTCGGTGGGTACGTGCCCGCACTTCGGTAATATGCCCCACCTCTTCGTGCCTTCTCCATAAATCGCCGATTATATAATCCTGTGAGCCGACTACTCGCAGAGAGAGACCCGGATACAACATTAATTGATTGCGCAACGTCGAGCTATTAAATCGGCTATTCCAACCCAAATTTATAGTAGCTACATCTGCTGTCGTTAATTCTACGATATCGGATGAGCCGCGTTTATATTTTGGGTCGCCACCAAATCGCTGCCGCAATTGCTCGAACAACAACGCACCTACTTCACAATATACACATCTTTTAGGCTAAGTATGCTGGATGAAGTTAATTCCAAACCTTTGACATAAGGTTTTACGAGTAGAAAACTAACACTATGATAGAGCGGTAAAATCGGCGCGTCTGTCAAAGCAATCTGCTCGGCTTTGGCATACATTTCAAGCCTTTTTTGTGCATCGCGTTGTTCATCGCCCTGTTTAAGTAAATTATCGAATTCGGCATTATTGTAACCGCTATCGTTATAGGCGCTTCCATTACCAAGCAAAGTGCGTAGGAAGTTTTCAGGATCAGGATAATCCGCAGCCCAACCATCAATATATATCTGGAATTGGCTTGCTGCCAGACCAGCTTGAAAATCTTTATAATCCGGTTGGCGAACTTCTACTTCGATGCCAAAGGCTTGTTGGTACACCTGCTGTAGTAACCCCGCCATAGCAGTACCGGTAGAATAAATTGTAATTTTTGGTAGATTCTGTGCGCTACGGTAACTTGATTGGGCGATTAAATCACGCGCTCGGTTAATATCATAAGATAGTGAACCAGTGTTACCGCTATACCCGGGCATTCCCGGTGGTAAAATCGAATCGGCTTTAACCACCCGGCTTTCAAACATAACCCGCGCAATACGCGCCCGATCCACTACCAGACTAAAAGCTTGCCGGATACGAGGATCATCAAAAGGTTTGAGACGATTATTAAAACCCACATACTGCAAATCGAGTTGCGGCTTGATAACTAGTTCTTTACTCAGCGGATTATTCTTGTCGAGATAACGCTCTACATCATTTCCGGAGGTAAAAACAAAGTCAATTTTGCCCTGTTCGTATAGGGTGAGTGGATTTGAAGCCGCTGACCCCAGCAAAATGTTCACCTGTATCAGGTTGGGTGCGCCATTCTGGTATTCTGGGTTGCGCGCTAGGCGCATTATTTCATCCTTGCGATATTCGATTACCTTGAATGGTCCGCTGCCATCCGGTTTATCAAACCCTGCGCTTACTGTTGCCTTGTTGACCACCATAAAGGTGTTAGAGGTCATTTTTGCTAGAAAAAAGGGCTTGGGTGCATCGGTTTTAACCTGTAACGTAAGGCTATCCAACACTTTAATGCCTTCAATATCGGTAGCTTTACCTTCTAGTTTTTCTTTTACTCCCACGATGTCGTTCATATAATTGGCGGCGGGTAGGCTACTGGCAAGGGAAGGCACAGCAAGTTTGGGGTCGGCGGCGCGTTCCCAGCTATATTTAATATCATCGGCAGTAAGCGGTGCGCCACTGTGGAATTTCAAGCCGGGACGTAACCGGAAAGTAAAGACAGTTCCATCCGCGCTGACATCCGGCATAGCGAGGGCAAGGTCGGGAACCGGATTCATATCTTTATCGAGTGTTAGTAGCCCACTAAAAATCTGGCGTGTAAAGAAACTAGAAACAGTATCGCCCGCAAGCGCCGGATCAAGGGTGCTAATATTCCCACCGATCAAGGTCAAAGTCTGGTTTGATGTTACCAAATTAGGCGGGGATGTAGGAGTCGGCACAGCAACGTTAGTGGTGCGTGGTGGTGTAGCTGTAGCAGCGGTTGTTGCAGCGGTATTTTTTACACCACTGGTAGATGCAGTCACCGGAGCGGTTATGCCCGGTGTTACCGCTTTGTTATCTTCTCCGCAAGCCAGCAATAATTGTGACAATACCAATAAGATCAGAAGCCAGCCCACAGACTTTTTTAAGCTGAGACGTAGTCGCG
This window contains:
- a CDS encoding glycosyltransferase family 4 protein, with amino-acid sequence MRILTLSWEYTPNVVGGLGRHVTELAPALAKLGVEVHVLTPMLKGGDSFEHTTKNIYIHRVEPPQADFNDFFSLAWETNLKLQEAANRLIDHYKLQNKQFDLIHVHDWLVAFTGGALKEQYHIPMIATIHATERGRGRGYLPGDLPRAINNVEWWLNFEAWRIICCSEYMKSEVMDYFETPADKIDIVVNGVDTERFDLLEGEDLSEFRSHYALPEEKIIFYVGRMVDEKGLRPLIESAPYVLRTTPNVKYVLTGTGPQLEEYKLLAKTLGVSHKFYFTGFISDETRDKLYKVVDVATFPSLYEPFGIVALEAMAARTPLVVSDTGGVSDVVKNHETGVKVISNDPSSIAWGILHTLNNPTWTTARVENAYKAVKEHYNWQGIAAQTIAIYKRVLREYKESGWGKKA
- a CDS encoding GNAT family N-acetyltransferase, with the protein product MFEQLRQRFGGDPKYKRGSSDIVELTTADVATINLGWNSRFNSSTLRNQLMLYPGLSLRVVGSQDYIIGDLWRRHEEVGHITEVRARTHRKELLESLEAEFRQRKLRAVVVANDEHAENPRFYMDAGYIVLENIIYYDKPDTIVYNSFRGVPLYTIPYNYLMEEDLLIVDHAAFPWLWWNSREEMGFYSKQPDVTIQICYRSEDNKPVGYFGFTMYERWGHLDRLAVTPEFQGMGYGAYQLSVAIKMMEAKGARRVTLSTQLTNHQSQRLYERFGFQRVQNLEYNLIGRWID
- a CDS encoding peptide ABC transporter substrate-binding protein, which gives rise to MRPARLRLSLKKSVGWLLILLVLSQLLLACGEDNKAVTPGITAPVTASTSGVKNTAATTAATATPPRTTNVAVPTPTSPPNLVTSNQTLTLIGGNISTLDPALAGDTVSSFFTRQIFSGLLTLDKDMNPVPDLALAMPDVSADGTVFTFRLRPGLKFHSGAPLTADDIKYSWERAADPKLAVPSLASSLPAANYMNDIVGVKEKLEGKATDIEGIKVLDSLTLQVKTDAPKPFFLAKMTSNTFMVVNKATVSAGFDKPDGSGPFKVIEYRKDEIMRLARNPEYQNGAPNLIQVNILLGSAASNPLTLYEQGKIDFVFTSGNDVERYLDKNNPLSKELVIKPQLDLQYVGFNNRLKPFDDPRIRQAFSLVVDRARIARVMFESRVVKADSILPPGMPGYSGNTGSLSYDINRARDLIAQSSYRSAQNLPKITIYSTGTAMAGLLQQVYQQAFGIEVEVRQPDYKDFQAGLAASQFQIYIDGWAADYPDPENFLRTLLGNGSAYNDSGYNNAEFDNLLKQGDEQRDAQKRLEMYAKAEQIALTDAPILPLYHSVSFLLVKPYVKGLELTSSSILSLKDVYIVK